The region AAGTTTGGACGGTTCGATGtgtattttgaatttgaattttaatttttataaacatttgaaaaatgaTTTGAAATATGCactaattttcatttgttgaaaTTCTATAACACAAACACGGTTATACGAAACTCATCTTACAGATACGGTAGGTTTGCAAACTTTAGTACTTCTAATCACAGAAGTATTATAGAGCAAACATTTAAAGCATATTGGAAAACCAGTAGCCGTAATAAAGATCATTTGACAATAAGACTCCCGGTTATATTACTGAAATCTTGACTTCAGTTATGGCATTCCCACTAAAAAGGCCTAAAAAAGTAACCAGTAGATTATTCCAACCCTCGATTCTTAATACCCCAAACAATTTAAGACTCTTAAAATTTCAGTTTAtgttctttttattattcaagTATTCTTGGCTTATATTAAATGTTGTAAAGCAGAAATGTGAATTTAAagcataaaaaatgtgtttccTGAATGAAACTAAGTGGAAGCTCGGTGGGGAAGCTCTTTGTTGAGATGATCCAATAAATTACAATCAATTAAATACATGAATCATTAAGCCTAGGGGAGATCAGAtacgaaatacaaaatacgaaCTTAACAACTATCACAGGAACATCACATCATATCAAATCAACTACCAACTAAATACGATTCTGAGGCAAATGTTTACACTAGACCTTGGAAAACTTGGATCGTTTCTAAATGAAACTACATAAGTAGTAAAGCTATCAATGTCAATTGGTTGCGTGAATTCGGGATGCCCATTTCACCAGGGACGCCAGACATCCTCGCCATGGGGTATATCCTCTTCCTGTGGCGACTTGGAGCGCTTCTGATCGGCCAGATTGACGGGTTCCTCTGCCATGTAGGGATAGGGCTCCTCCTGCTTGATATCCTTGAGCTGGTGTCCCAACTGCTTCATCAGGTGGGTGCCGAACTTGAGATCCAGGCCGGGCACGGTGGAGAATATGTGGGAGACCTCGTAGGCGGCCTGGGTGTATCCGGCCCGGAATTTGTCCAGGTTAACCTGGGTGGCGACAGGCGAAGATTGCGGATTGGCTAcccgttgctgctgctgcgccttCAGATAGTTGACTGTAAGCTCCAGAATGTCCGCCTTCTCCAGCTTGCTGACCTGCTCGCCCTGCGCATCCATTGTGTCCACGATGAGATCCTTCAGCTCATCCAGATACAGGTTCATCCGGGCGCGTCTCTTGCGCTCCAGCAGAGGCTTGGTCACCTTGCGGTAGTGCTGCGTCTTGGTCATAAATCTCTGACCCTGCACGGCCATTGTGTTTGAAGAGATTCTAGTTGTTTGTAAATAAAGTTGCGAGGTTGCCAGGTTGCGATGTCGCTGCTGCCGCTCCGCACTGCACGGTAGTCACTTGAGAAATGATCTTGCCGCAAGGTAAGCTGATCCTTTTTGTAGCTGCCACACAGCCGGTGCCGTACACTTGCGAAAGCGAAATCGAAATCCTCCCCTAACTGCCACCACGCACAGTGATCACTGCGACGATCACGATCACCACGAAGCATCAATCGGGTCACTCTCTGCTTGTGGCAAGATTCCCTCGGCGCTGCACGTGTGCAACTTCAAAAAAATTGGATCGGGCGGAAGCCGCTTCTGCTCTCTCTtttgcactgagaaaaaatagTGGGGGGGCAAAAACATTTACGAAAAAAATACAGAGTTTTCCACTGTAATACAATGATAacctatataaataaaaaattcagcatttaaatgttttgagataataacatttctttaagGGATTAAtacatttgaaatatttaagattGATCATAAGTgtgataaaaactttaaaaaatcttgTCCCATGAGGTCGCTAAAAAGTATACTATAGATTTTTCCTACTGAGGAACTAGAACATCCTTTAAATATAGCTTAGTATTTCTAGTTTAACAGTTCTCTATTGATAAGACTAACTACCAGAATaaacttctttaaaaataacaacgtATAAAAAGGGAATGGATTTGTTTGTATCTTAAAAGTTCTTCTTACTAGGAAATAATACAACcgccaataaaaatattttcagtgtACTGACTAGGGTCCAATAACACGTTCTTCGGATCTTGGCTCTCTTGGCGTCTCTCTTCCTCGTGCTGTTGCCGTGCGCCGGCGCAACagccaaaagaagaagaagacgaAGGGTCGGAGGTGAGGCGCAAGAAAAGAGCCAGAGCCGAGGAAAGACGAGAGCCGGAGCAatcaaccaccaccaccagcagcgcaccacacgcacacacgaCACAACAACGGCGTCGCCCTGACCTCGACCTGCCTGCCAGCCATCCGTGCCACTCGTCCCGCTCCCTAGACAGGGCTCCCTGGTTCCCACTCCGCTCGGGAAAAGAGAGCCGTGCCCCATGCGTGCCGTCCTCACTTAAGCCAAAGAGCCAATCTCGTCGAGGCGATGCCATTGTTGCACATGGGTGAGGGTTCTGCCTGTGTGCGTGCAGGGACACTGAGGGAAAATGGCTTGTAAAATAAAGTTTGTACTCTGACAAAATATCCTTAAAATTATGTttcttaaaagaaaaaatatatatgaatgaTCTATACCTTTATAGTTTTCAATGGATTACTATCGAAAATGAAGATAGTTTTGTTAAGATAAAAATTATCTTTCAAgtgaataataatattgttataatatttaatatattatattagtTTATAGGtctttacaaaattaattttttatttagagaCTTATTTTCTTTCAGGAAAAATTTAAACTGTTATTTTCTATATCCCAGGGAGcaccatttatatttattttatttatttatttatcgttaacgataatgatgatgatcaCCTTTGGTGGAATATTCTTCCAGTGCAGGCTCTTCCCTTTTGGCGCACAGTCACACAGACCTCATTTCCTCTTTGGCGCGACATTGCGTTACACTTAGCAGAAGCAACCACCGCAGCAACCACCACGAGTGGAATAGCACCACCCAGAGCCAGGGAAGCGGCAAACAGCCGGTGCTCCGATGGGTCGGTGTCGGTCGGCAGTCGGTGCATGTGCATCGTGAGAAAGTTGGCTGGAGACATTCCCACAAGTATTGGGATTGTGCCGCACTCCTGCTCCCGGTTGCTCGGCTTGGGCTCGGCCTCGGTCAGCTGTGACACTTGTTTGGCGCATTTGGCGAGATTGGGCCTTCGGATTGGGCCATTGACGGAATCCACCTGCCCGAGGGTGAGTTCCAGTGCACGTCCAGGACCAGGGGTCGCTGCAATCGCAGCCATGAAATCGAGAAGTTaacaaacagaaaacagagCGACATTCGCTGACATCTGATGGCACTGATTTCGTACATTTCGTTTCCAGTTTTCTTCGTGGGGGAGGCTTTTGAGATCATCGGAGTTGCAATGTTTTGATATGGGTTTCGGGATGGGATGAGGAAGACAGCCATGTGCAAAAACAAAGACTTCAATTTGCATGGAAAGAAGGTCTTAAAGAGGGATAAACCGCTGACAATGATGAATCATCCCACTTATGTGGGGTTGGTCCTAAAATCTGCTGGCACTTCAAGGATCCCACAAGAAATTTGCACAATCTTGCCATATTTCAGCTAATCCTAAGGAAAGATCAGGGCCATTGAAAGAAACGATCGCATACTCTTTAAACACTTTAATTGAAAGTATATTAAGTGGTTCGATATTCTTTTACATTGATAAAGTTGGGACATTAACATTTCATAAATATCTTCAAGTGGCTGTAATATACAAAGATACATATTCGTTTGATACACATATAGCAACACACACATATACATTTagattaataataatgcatAGAATCCTGTTCCATTTGCTCATCTAGGTTTAAAAAATTCCTCATGTTTTACGCGGGTAACGCCGAATACAGTTTAAAATCCATGTGCTAGAAAGTAAGTGTAACGGACTAACTTGTTTCGTTTATTGTTAATAAGAGGTACAAATGTGTTGTAACGTTCGTAAGGTTTTATTTTGGTTCGATTCTTTCGCTTACTAACGCTAATTCGATAAAAATCTTGTTCTGTGCTTACaactaaattatattaaagCGGACTGGGTCGTTTTTAAGCTTATCTTCGTTTAGTTTTTGGTGTTTTAGAACTTTCTTCGAGAATGTGCTGATGAAATAAATTAGTAAGGACTAATGAGATATGAGCTtggttaaaaaaatagtaagtagaatcaaataaaaaataaatgccatCTGATACATTTGCGCGGGGAGATTCCTTTATAATACAAAACAATGCCGGCGACATGTGGCACATGCCGCTCTCTTAAAGCTTTAAGTTAATCTGTTACTCGTTtcgtttgattttatttcgcCTTTAAACGCTTTCGTGGTTAACTCCGTTTCGCCTGGTCGTGGTCATCTTCGCAGGAACTGGTGGACTTGGTGTGCCTAGTTGCGGATGGCAAACTTTAAAATGTACAATCGTTAatcgttaaaaaatattccgtTCGATATCCTCTAGGGGTTACAGCATCCTGGTTCCACTCCCCTCTACACCTTATATACACTCATTTTTACACACATCTCCTCCCTTCGCATTGAGTGGCCATCGCTTGCCGGCATTctatacaatatatataaatattctatGACTTTGTACGACTTTCTGTGGGGACTTGGTTTTCACGTTCTCTAAAAGCACTTTTTAAACAGATTTAGGAAACGCATTACTTTTGCGATTAGTGTGGTACGTCTAGTGCGCGGGTCTGTAGTTGTTATTCATGCAGCTGAAAGTAAGACAAAAGTTGCATAAACACATCGACGAAGGGAACATAGTCGTGGTGAAAGGAAAATCTGGGCGAAAAAGCGGTGAAGAATATTAAGTTTACTTATTAGTTACTTCAATTATCTATTGGCTCGTATAAAATATAGTCTtcaatgaaaatatataaaatcttGGTGTATCCTCTGTGTTTTCTCGTTTGTTCTTAGCCAAATTAGCAGCTACTGGAAACTGAAACTTGCACGGGTGTATATTTTtgcaatattataaaatttacttGGCATGCATTGGTATATCAGAAATATATTCGGTTCTCTGTGGGAACTCAGCTATCGtgaattacatttttcgaCTCTATTAATCTTTtaacaacaattattttatgaCAACACTACACTAAGCTACAAAAAAGGTGCTCATAATTCACCCACACGatttcgaaaatatgttgtaaATGCTTCAAGGTACCAGATTTATCATCAATATATAGTTCTCAAATCTTCAACATCAATTTGCTAATGCGTGTTACGAGTAAGTGCATTATCTTGTGGGATTTCCATATGACTTTTATGTTGTGTTTAACAATTTGCATATCGAATACGGTGTCCGTAGTTACAAAATGAATCGTTTCGAGTGTGTCGGGACAATAATTCCATTTGGCAAAGCTTAGATAACTACGAAATACACATTTGTTTCCAATCATGGTGTTATTTAGTGGCATTGTTTGCGGCTACCCATCGTTTGTCTTTAGTTGCGGTTTAAATATAGTTTGTATTTTTCTTGTGGAACGTTCAATGTGATGGACTGTCGTTAATTCGATGTTTGGCGCGTGATTTGCTGTGTGAGGCGCGTCGCAGGCTGCTGACGCTGCCTGGGCAATTGTCATAAAAGTCTAATGATTCCGATGAGAATGCTATATATCGCAATTGGTGTGACATAAAGAAAAGGTTAGGTTTGAGTAAATACTGTTTGTAAAATTCTGTGTTCATTCAAATGGGGCTTGGGCTTGCTATTAAAAAGTAAACGCTCTAGGTTAAAGCAATGCATTACGGTATAGGTAAGGGATGATCTAAGGGGTACTAACCTTTGTCCGTGGGCGAGCCCAAGGTCAGGCTGCTCAGGCTGGAGCTCAGGTTGTAGGGACGCGGAGAGGGTGGCACCGGGGCGGATTCGTCGCCGGGCAAACAGGTCTCCACCATGGCCTCCAGGCAGTTGACAAACAGCTCCGAAGATTCTCCCATCATATTGTACTGTAAATGTATtacatttataataaatgatATTATATAGGTCATAGTTAGGCACCCACCTTGGTGAAGGGTCCCGCAAATCGCCATAGTCCGCCAAAGCCGCAGCTTTGCAGGaagtgcagctgctgctgggagGGATCCTCGCTGGCCAGCATGTTTTGTATAATGCTCTGGACTGAGTTGAGCACCACTTGGTCATGGGACACTGACAGGATATTGTTGATCTTCTGGTCCAGCAAAGAATGGCTGAAATACCACAAAGAATATTATTACTTCTTAGAAAAGAGTTATGAACAGATATACTCACATAACTGGAAACACCTTGGGAAAGACCACCGACCCCTCGGCCAAATATTGATATAAAACGCGCGTTTCGCCCTCGTCCGACGAGTACTTGACCAAGGTGGCCAGAACAGTCAGCACCAGGGCTTGTATGGACAAATCAGGCAGGACCTCGGGGTCCAGCAGGACATTCGACTCGTTGGAGACCGAAGAACGCGAGCCGCGTTCCTGTTCAGACACATATATACAGGTGTTAATAAAGTTATCACAAAAGTGCAGTCAAATTACACACAGatatggtctaaaaaaaactAGTGAAGATGAAAGATCTACTATAGAAACAGAATGTGCATGTTGGCCTCGGAACAGCTTTTTTACTGCTTTCATTCAGTGCCATGCAAGAAAAACGAAACTAAATGACATACAGCGAAACATCAATGTTAACTTAATAGTGGGTTTAGTGGCGAACTTAGAAATAGAGGATTTAGTGGGGTAGTAGAGTTAGTCTTAGCTAAGAGATAAGTTATGTTACGCAATACCTGACGTTCTTCGATGCCGGCGGCATTGTTCGGATCTTTGGTTGTCGGCACCGAGAATGAGCGTTGAGTTTTGAACAAAACCCGCGCGTTCTACGgatgtttaatttaatgttcGTGGTGGTGTTTTTGTCACAGTGTTGATGTTGGAGTTGTAGTTTTAGCGGGTTTCGGTAACCAAATCAAACGTAAATCAAATACAATGTTCATGCGAAGTAGTAGTGGTGGCAGGTGGCAGTTACAGTTTATAGTTCATAAAGACATATAGTAATATCGATATTGATGAGTTACAAGCACCAATTAGATGTAAGATTCGGCAGGCATATTATGGCATTAATACGGTTTCAACGAGTATACATTGTGATTCATATGTAacgttttttatatattcaaatcaaacataaaaagagaaaagaaaaaatcatTGAACGATTATTAGTTATGCAACGGCTGATCTCGATAGATAGTTGATATTAGATAGTAGGTTGGATATACAGAGTATATAGGTTGGAATATGTAAACTCAAGTAGATAGCCAAAAGTTACTATAGCAGATGGTTATAACAACTTTTGCACAGCGAATTTCGAACAAGTGGGGAGTACATCTGGGCCTAATCGATCTTTAAAGCTCACCTGAAGAGTGGGAACCTTGTGCTGGCGAGCAAACTGCAGGGCGGACTGGTCTAGGATGTCCCAACTTTTTTGCCGGCGTGACAGCGGCATGCCAATCTAGggggattttaaaatatatatctcaCTTCCTAAAATCCAGCTTCTTTTATCTTACAGCTTGCACTCCACTGGCTACTTCGCCATTCTCCACACTGCCACTCAGATCGGCGGGCCAGCGGGGCAGGGCGTGCTTCACATGACACCTGGAGCGCACTTCCTCGGAGACAGCCACCAGGGCAGTTAAGTATGCCACACTATCGGGGGTCACCTCGAACTTGTCCCGGTGCAGCGGCTTGGCTATAATGCCCAGGAGCATGGTCAGCACTCGGGAAGTGCGGGAAACAGTTGTGGGTGTCGGATGGCGGAAGCCCTGAAAAAATATACCATTAAATCTCAAAATATCTTCTATAAGATCAAACCATACCTTGATCAAGTGCCCCACCAGGGCAAAGTGAAAATTGCTGCGGAACGAAAGGCCCACGGCGTGATCCAGTTGCTTGAAGTGCCACTCAAGCTTTTCCCGCGTCTTCATCATCACCTCTGCTATGGTCTCCTTCTTATCAAAGCATCCCTGCGACTTGAGCGTGTGCAGGTTCTGCTCAAGCAGGGCCAGTCCAGCACCGTACAGGGTAATCTCGTCTAGCTGCAGCACCGAAATGGCCACCCAGAAGAGCGCCCGATGGATGGGCGACTCAGGGCGCAGTAGCGGTTGAATGCGAGTCAAACACATGACCAGCGCCTCAATCAGAATGAGATCGTTGAACGATTCCAGGGCCTTGACCAGGATGCGGAGCAACTGCTTCACCTCGTGGTCAGTAACACTCTTGCTGATGCATCCGTAGACGATCAGAGCTCTTGGCTGCAGAGCTGGGTTGTAGCAGAAGGCGAAACTGCGGGCCAGGGAGGTCCAAGTGTTCAGCCACTCGCAATCGGGGACATCGCGCATGCAGGCCTCCATGATTTCGAGAAGGGCATCGGTTATAACCTCCAGCGAAGGCAGCGACAATCTCTCCCGATCTGCTGGTAACGGTTGGGTAACTCTCTCATTTCCCAGCCACTTATCTGTGGGATGACGACAGCTGGAGCGGAAAGCAGTCACTGCTGCCGACTTGACCTTGCTGATGCCAAAGAGCAAGTAGAACTTGGGCAACGAGAACTCATCCAGCGAGAGCCGAAGCACACGCTGCGCCTCCTCCGAAAAGGAGGGATTTGTGCAGGTGCACAGCGAGTGGATGATGTTGATCACCAGGCCGTGGGTGGAGGCTCGCATCGAGAGCGATCCCGAACAGACCAAAAACGTGATGGTGTGGAACAGATACGGCACCGACGTGGCCACATCCAGACAGTTGTTGAAGGACAACATGAGCAAGTAGCGTCCTAGGATGGCTATGTCATCCCACATCATGTGCTGCTCCAGATATTGCGTTGGATTCGTGCAGGATTTGTCCATCACGCGACACATTCTTGTTATGACCTTCTTGGACACCAACTGCACGTTTGCTGAGGCGAGAGCCACTGCCGTGTCCGCCATAATTTCAACTTGCGGCGATCCCAAGCCATATGTAATCGATTTATGCAGGAAGTTATCCAAAACCATGTCGATGAGCTCGGGAATCTGACCAATTGATCCCCAGATCTTCGCCTGCACCGAGGGATACATTTCCTTCTGGTCAATGGTCAAGTTGATGAGCTTGTCCAGAATTTGAGACACCTTCAGCTTCTTTGAGTCGTCGTTGGACTTGCAAAACTTGACAAGATTCTTGAGCCAAGGCGTCATATACTCCAAGCACAAATGCTTCAACTCGATGGTGCTGCGTTGGAAGCCCTGAATGGACTCCTCGAGGAATTCCAGAGTAAGGTGAGGTTCGTTGGTGGCCAACTTCTCGCTGACGGACTTGATAAATATGGTATTATTGGAGGGTATGCAAAGACCTTGCGTCTCGAGCAACTGCCCCTCAATCTTCAGGTCAAAGGTGGCGGTCAAGGCGCACAGCAAATTGTAGGCAGCCGTCCTGAGATTGGGATCACATGATCCTAGATTTAGTAGCGCCATGTTAAGTAGGGTTCCGGGCACATCCTTTGGCCGGATCTTTTGGTGAACAGTAACCGAATCTGGCTGGCTGAGCTCCCAGCGATTCCGGATGTGAATAATGGCCTGGACGATGTTATCGCAATCGTTGTGAATAAAGCTGAGTTGGCCACTTTCGTTGGTTATGGACAGGGTGAACTGGTTGTCGTCCACCAAGCACACCTCCTCAATCTCGGAGGCGTAGTAAACATCGTTCAGGAGCACCGAGTGAGCGAGGACCTTTGTCTTTTCTGCAGATGTGATCTGCAGGGCAGTCGGACCCACTTTGATGGCCACCTTTGTGTCCTTATGGCTGAGTTTCAGCGCGTTGCTAAACACTTTCAGATCCTCGTCCAACGAAAGAGTTGCGCCTGGCAGCTTCTGCTGCTCTGCGTCGATGAAATCGGTGAGTTTGTTCGGTGACTCCAGGAACAGAAGTTTGCGATTGCCCTTCAGGGGGGCCAGGATGCGGTCGTGGAATTTGGTATATTCGCGCACCCACGAGTTGCAGTTGTATATGTACACCGCATGGACATTTTCGTAGGCCACCGTGGGCAGAACGTAGAACCACTTTTGCAGGAACTCGGTGCGGAAGCGGTTGTCCGAGCAGGTGTGCGTGAAATCGATGACCACCTCGAATGGCGAGTGGCAGAAGGGTTTCAGCGTGAGTATGACGTGGTAGATCAGCAGATCTCCGTTTGTCTCTCCAATTCTTGAATagaaagaaagttaatttTGGTTGTAATGCCACTAATAATTCACTTACTTGTATCTTCTTGCTATGTAGTAAAATACGGGATAGCCTGATTTGCTTGTCCCCGCCTGGTAAAATATGTTCATCGACTTCAGGGTCTTGAACTCCTCCTTCTCGTGCATCTGGTGCTTGACCATAATCTCCTCAAAGTTGGTCGATGACATGTCAATGGAGCTCCAGCGTGCATAGGAGCTAAACATCATGTGCGAGTCCACGGGCTTGTGCTCCGGTGGACCCAAGTAGGCAAGTAAAGTAGCCATTTTGTCGAATGGCCGCCTTCCCACAGCCTTGTGATCTCGACTGCTGGAGAGGTAGTCCCCGATCTTCTCCTGGTGCGTCCACAGCAAGCGATGCAAGGCCAGTACGTTTGCATCTGAGATGAAACTCATACTGTGCGACGTTTGATCCACTGTCTCGCAATCAGATGCTATCTGTATGAAGAACCGTCGACCGGCTTCGAAGTGGTCGCGCAGGAAATCGTTGAAGCACAACATGTGCTGCTCCTTGGAGAACTCCACATGGTTGGCAATGTTCTGCAGGATCTTTGACATTAGCATCAGACCTCTCTTAGCCGAACTGTGCACCTGCTTGTCAACGATGCCCAATTCTTGCGGTGAGACTGAAAATACAACGGGTATCAATACTTGCTATAGTTCAGGCATTAAATACGATATTACCTATGGCGGGATTGATGAAGCGCAAGAAGATGACAGTGCCTACTGCACCAATGTTGTTTTGCAGCAGATTCGGGAAGCGCTTGCTAAGCACTTGGTACAGGCAATGGCACATGGAGCGCAGCTGAGGCGGAAATCGATCTGATGAGTTAATAATGGCATCAAACACCTTCTGGGTCAGGGCAATCAGGTTATTCCTGTGCTGCTCAATATCCTCTGTTGGGTCCAGTCGAGCTGGATCCACCTCAAAGCAGGTCTCTTCCTCCTCATCGAGCAACGGTCGAATCAGTGGCTCCAGCAGCATTTGCAGATAACTAGCACCATATATTTTGAAGCAGAAGGCCATAATCTTGCTGCCCAGGGAATTTCCACGGAAGAGTGTCTGCATGCAGTCTGAGACCTCCACCTCGCGGTAGAACATGTTCCACAGGAGGGGTGACAACAGGTGTTTAGCGTCGAAGAGGGTGACCAAGACCCTGGCCAATTCGTCCATTTGGGAAGTGGTCACGACATTGGCCAACGCCATGGCTATGGGCAGCTCACCCTTGTCGCTGATCATTGTCACTAGTTGGACCAGTTGCTCAAAGCGATCTGCAAGGACAGTTTCAGCCAGGGTGTCGAACTCGGTGCCTTGCTGCAGGATTTGTGTGAGCACCTCCATAAAAGCGGCACGCGTTTGCAAATCGGGATTGTAGCCCAGATCGATAGAGTGCATCAATCCCGAGTCGATGTTGGCACCCAGCAGATTGGACATGGCCAGGATGGTGGCATTTCGAAGAGCAGTCAGCTTTCCAGCTGCCATTCGAGGACGTGGCGGCAACAGTGGCGTGTTATTCATCTCCTTTTCCGCTTCCGAGCTGTCGATGCAGTCGTTCAGCAGGTTCATAAACAGGGTAAAATACTTCAGAAAGAGCGCGCTCTTTGCGTCCATCAAATCACCCCGATCCGATTCCTCTGGCTGGAGAGGAAGACCGCGCAGCAGGGCCGCCACTGCCTCCATGCATGCTTGGTCCAGATCGCGAAAGATGAGGGATGTGTTGGTCAGTATAGCTGCATCCGCCGAGCTGGGCGGCGCAATCTGATGCGAAGTGCCCATCACCCAGTCGGTCAGGTATTCGACCAACTTGTTTCGGAACTTCATCTCCTGACGGAAGGCGAGATCATCGCGTCGCTTCATCATCACCTCCACTAGCTGGCACAGTTTTGTCTTGATGCGAATGGCGTACACTGTCATATCCAGGTGGCGAACATAGCGCACGATTCCCAGCATCATGCCCTCGATGCTTGTCACTCCCAAATGTTCCGATGGCGAGGGTTGATCGTTGTTGAGATCCTTGCTGGCCTTGGGGTCCAGGATCGACTTCATTATATAGATGGTGTGCTCGATGAACTGCGTGTTGATGTCGGTCACGTTGACATTCACCTGGCCCTGCTGGTCAAAGAATTTTTCCACGATGGCTCGAACTTGGTCAAAAAGTATGGGATATAGCTGAGTGGACATCTCCTCGCCCACCAGTTCCTTCACGTTCTTCTGGATATTCAGGCCGATTTTTTCATTGCTGCAGACCAGCAGACGCAGTAGTTGGCCAACAAATCTGTGGTTTAGAAATACAGgttaagttttaatttaaataatttgtgttTATGAATCTTACTGTGTTACAGGACAGTAGCTGACATCTTGTGGCGGTGCTGGTGGAAGGGTGGAGAGCGAAACCGTACTGGGATGCAGAGAACCATGTCCGGAACTTGT is a window of Drosophila biarmipes strain raj3 chromosome 3R, RU_DBia_V1.1, whole genome shotgun sequence DNA encoding:
- the LOC108025258 gene encoding neurofibromin isoform X1 is translated as MTQKPGEWASALLARFEDQLPNRIGAYGTQARMSQDQLVACLIHISRYRFSLVISGLTKMLQRVNEAALQNRHEPERCYFESLVIILTTLERCLTNQTKDTARFEEAMNVKLLLREISQFVDVQSDSNPNAAQLKALASKVLFALSQNHFSAVFNRISARIQELTSCSEENPDYNDIELIQHIDMDMIKLTKLLQETITKFRSKRAPPLILLYSLEKAIWNWIEYHPQEFQDLQRGTNRDISTCWEPLMDFVEYFKTENKKSKTLVWPLQMLLLILNPSCLEAVVNELQQSEKEKEKEKEKMASKSGQSTSRDKDFSAKQFIESIKRGLGQHSPSKQVTESSAIACVKLCKASTYINNTDSNNVVFKLVQFFINDLKALLFNPAKPFSRGQGYNFADIELMIDCWVSCFRINPHNIEALKVCLNLSSPQAYHFVIVCSLLRLAHIFVDFRLQNKNPFRIVNQPRLSWWPQTDVVHYRSAELRALFTDTLNKATQGYIAHTPLRYITSLTLKSKDTQKGLTRAEEGPAHKMLLLLLVRLIHADPTLLLNTQGKVAHEVQSSTLELINGLVSLVHQTTMPDVAQEAMEALLALHAPEKIEVWNPEAPINTFWDVSSQVLFSISQKLIQHQIANYTDVLKWLREILICRNTFLQRHKDYAHVGSQIAICKQAHIKMEVVFFMYLWSVDLDAVLTSLSCFGLLCEEAEICCSSDELTVGFIMPNYHIYQELAQLSTSATDSRICFFDNTHGNVLSRLTLQKRIMTLLRKIEHCVHGVQPAWEETFRNWEVSSKVLQTYPKCKGEDGQAEVFHRGMGKRRASHQSSEHDLEEQINEWANMTWFLLALGGVCLHKRSSSRQMLLQQSQNNASLGSLAQNSLYSSSTSSGHGSLHPSTVSLSTLPPAPPQDVSYCPVTQFVGQLLRLLVCSNEKIGLNIQKNVKELVGEEMSTQLYPILFDQVRAIVEKFFDQQGQVNVNVTDINTQFIEHTIYIMKSILDPKASKDLNNDQPSPSEHLGVTSIEGMMLGIVRYVRHLDMTVYAIRIKTKLCQLVEVMMKRRDDLAFRQEMKFRNKLVEYLTDWVMGTSHQIAPPSSADAAILTNTSLIFRDLDQACMEAVAALLRGLPLQPEESDRGDLMDAKSALFLKYFTLFMNLLNDCIDSSEAEKEMNNTPLLPPRPRMAAGKLTALRNATILAMSNLLGANIDSGLMHSIDLGYNPDLQTRAAFMEVLTQILQQGTEFDTLAETVLADRFEQLVQLVTMISDKGELPIAMALANVVTTSQMDELARVLVTLFDAKHLLSPLLWNMFYREVEVSDCMQTLFRGNSLGSKIMAFCFKIYGASYLQMLLEPLIRPLLDEEEETCFEVDPARLDPTEDIEQHRNNLIALTQKVFDAIINSSDRFPPQLRSMCHCLYQVLSKRFPNLLQNNIGAVGTVIFLRFINPAIVSPQELGIVDKQVHSSAKRGLMLMSKILQNIANHVEFSKEQHMLCFNDFLRDHFEAGRRFFIQIASDCETVDQTSHSMSFISDANVLALHRLLWTHQEKIGDYLSSSRDHKAVGRRPFDKMATLLAYLGPPEHKPVDSHMMFSSYARWSSIDMSSTNFEEIMVKHQMHEKEEFKTLKSMNIFYQAGTSKSGYPVFYYIARRYKIGETNGDLLIYHVILTLKPFCHSPFEVVIDFTHTCSDNRFRTEFLQKWFYVLPTVAYENVHAVYIYNCNSWVREYTKFHDRILAPLKGNRKLLFLESPNKLTDFIDAEQQKLPGATLSLDEDLKVFSNALKLSHKDTKVAIKVGPTALQITSAEKTKVLAHSVLLNDVYYASEIEEVCLVDDNQFTLSITNESGQLSFIHNDCDNIVQAIIHIRNRWELSQPDSVTVHQKIRPKDVPGTLLNMALLNLGSCDPNLRTAAYNLLCALTATFDLKIEGQLLETQGLCIPSNNTIFIKSVSEKLATNEPHLTLEFLEESIQGFQRSTIELKHLCLEYMTPWLKNLVKFCKSNDDSKKLKVSQILDKLINLTIDQKEMYPSVQAKIWGSIGQIPELIDMVLDNFLHKSITYGLGSPQVEIMADTAVALASANVQLVSKKVITRMCRVMDKSCTNPTQYLEQHMMWDDIAILGRYLLMLSFNNCLDVATSVPYLFHTITFLVCSGSLSMRASTHGLVINIIHSLCTCTNPSFSEEAQRVLRLSLDEFSLPKFYLLFGISKVKSAAVTAFRSSCRHPTDKWLGNERVTQPLPADRERLSLPSLEVITDALLEIMEACMRDVPDCEWLNTWTSLARSFAFCYNPALQPRALIVYGCISKSVTDHEVKQLLRILVKALESFNDLILIEALVMCLTRIQPLLRPESPIHRALFWVAISVLQLDEITLYGAGLALLEQNLHTLKSQGCFDKKETIAEVMMKTREKLEWHFKQLDHAVGLSFRSNFHFALVGHLIKGFRHPTPTTVSRTSRVLTMLLGIIAKPLHRDKFEVTPDSVAYLTALVAVSEEVRSRCHVKHALPRWPADLSGSVENGEVASGVQAIGMPLSRRQKSWDILDQSALQFARQHKVPTLQNARVLFKTQRSFSVPTTKDPNNAAGIEERQERGSRSSVSNESNVLLDPEVLPDLSIQALVLTVLATLVKYSSDEGETRVLYQYLAEGSVVFPKVFPVIHSLLDQKINNILSVSHDQVVLNSVQSIIQNMLASEDPSQQQLHFLQSCGFGGLWRFAGPFTKYNMMGESSELFVNCLEAMVETCLPGDESAPVPPSPRPYNLSSSLSSLTLGSPTDKAFSSESLDFYDNCPGSVSSLRRASHSKSRAKHRINDSPSH